The Ascaphus truei isolate aAscTru1 chromosome 3, aAscTru1.hap1, whole genome shotgun sequence genome includes a region encoding these proteins:
- the LOC142490703 gene encoding uncharacterized protein LOC142490703, with translation MEQVSSPGSASSTLLEEHHGDEDDEYDEDDATEETEIQSCDHEEVPIETVVPPNRPSTSTYDAIVASEGKIVDAENRRHSDMMTVLERMIGLQEETVSQLAHLHRVFIEVPKQLQKINTSFEALVVQQTQANYWRMTNVPQFNTSQPGSVHAGQFSPHSSDIHSPGPNVTGQVADIAVQVPDDILPLPSVQIQQQTPTKEATKTKQDTHETDQPSLVQCLPTCSHVSLGTSPVREQSLPKSPVGESLPKSPVGESLPKSPVGESLPKSPVGESLPKSPVGESLPKSPVGESLPKSPVGESLATSPVGESLATSPVGEQSLATSPAREVPEATQSGSVVPKVGGKRKRKIQETTSRPVTRSQKEQKK, from the exons atggaacaagtgtcttcacctgggtcagccagctcaacactactagaag aacatcatggtgatgaggatgatgagtatgatgaggatgacgccacagaagagactgaaatacaatcatgtgaccatgaagaggtgccaatagaaactgttgtaccgccaaatcgtccatcaacttccacatacgatgcaattgtagcttcagagggaaaaatagtggacgcagaaaatcgtcgccattcagacatgatgacagtgctggaaaggatgattggactgcaggaagaaacagtatcacaattggcacatctccacagagtcttcattgaagtgcctaaacagttgcaaaaaatcaacacctcattcgaagcattagttgttcagcaaacacaagctaattactggagaatgactaatgtaccacaattcaacacctcccagccaggatctgttcatgcaggtcagttttcaccacattcatctgatattcattcaccaggcccaaatgttaccggtcaagtagcagacattgctgtgcaggttcctgatgacatcctaccgctgccatctgtacaaattcagcagcagacacctacaaaggaggcgacaaaaacaaaacaagacacacatgaaacagaccaaccatcacttgtgcagtgtctaccaacttgctcacatgtgtcactgggcacaagccctgtccgtgaacagtcactacccaaaagccctgtaggtgagtcgctgcccaaaagccctgtaggtgaatcgctgcccaaaagccctgtaggtgagtcgctgcccaaaagccctgtaggtgaatcgctgcccaaaagccctgtaggtgaatcgctgcccaaaagccctgtaggtgaatcactgcccaaaagccctgtaggtgagtcactggccacaagccctgtaggtgagtcactggccacaagccccgtaggtgaacagtcactggccacaagccctgcccgtgaagtgccagaggccactcaaagtggctctgttgtgcctaaagttggtggcaaaagaaaaaggaaaattcaagagacaacaagcaggcctgttactcgctcgcaaaaggaacaaaaaaaataa